Sequence from the Ictalurus furcatus strain D&B chromosome 29, Billie_1.0, whole genome shotgun sequence genome:
TGTACATAAGGATGCGACAATAAATGAGCACGATGTAAGGGCTGGATATTATCAATAAtattttagttttcattttgtcATCACCATTtgacaatttaaataatatgcATATACAGACATAGTGAAAATAGTCAACCTAATGTGCAATAAAATACAATAGTCTGCAACGGAATGAAGATTAATACTGATTTAGGAATATAATACTAATCGTAGGTGTTCAGACAAAGATCTCTTTACAGACTGCTTCACTAGATCATAGattattacattttactttAACAAAACATTTGTTAATCTGTTTCTTATTAGACTTTGATAATACAACTTGAgtgtataaatctgtgatttgaaaTACAGCTGCATTACATTGAGAGCTgctcttaaagaaaaaaaatcaaaacacagaaaattCAGCAGTGCTATAAATTGATACAAATTGTGGCCtcggaaaaagaaagaaaaagaacaaacaaacaaacaaataacaacaaaaaaaaagcactccaAGCATATCCTTTTGCAAAATCCTAAAAGACCTTCAAAACAGGATAAGCTGCTTAATTAAGCTGAACCCTCAAGGGTGAAGTTCCATGATTGTACCAGTTTGCattgaaataattcaataaatgcTGTAGTAGTATCAGTGAACTTTTGCACCAAATATCGTGTTACAGTTGTGACGTTATCTTTCTCCTACACTCCCACCCACATTACACAATAAAGACTATATTTCCTATATTATATCCTCCCCAAAAGAGTTTTTAAACTGATGGCATTCTTAGTggcctagtgaaccagtatcaagatgtatttattgacaGAATTCAAAGCACTTTTGTACGTCACTCTGGAAAACTGCTTgtgccaaatgtcataaatgtaaacaaagatTTATGTTTGCTAATTGGGTTTAAGTGagaggtgtgggtgtgtgtgtgtgtggtatttctTTACCTGCAATGTGTGGCCACACACTCGTTGCTACAGTATTCTCTGTCCCAGTCTTTGCTCTCCACTGGCAGGTTGTTGCAGccggcacgcacacacacaacaggacCTGCAGGAGGAGCGACCTCATGCGCTGGAGAGCTGTTCAGCTCCACCTCCAtctgagagagaaggaaagaagagcAGTTAAACAAATGGTAATAAACACATACAAATAAACCAACTCTGTGGAACATCAGGTCCGACTCGTGTTCTGTTCAGTTCAAAAAAGGAACGCATCACCAATCAGCCTGTCGCTGATTactttcctagaacagcacgtTCCGAGATGTCTTATTGTCTACGTGCTTGTACTGCCCTACAATAAACAGAACACGAGGGTCTGGTGTAATTATTCATCATCATACCCCTTCCTCTGCTTCTGTGGTGACTATAGTGGCAGGCTGCACCACTTCCACCTCCATGGCGGTGGCAGCGGGGTCTGTGGGTGCCTCTGTGGTGCTGGTCACAATAATGGGTGTGGCCACATCTGCCTGTGCCGGGGCAGGGACGATCTTGATCTGTAGTGGAGGAGGAGGCGTGGCAGTGACAGTGGCAGTGGCCTGGCCGACCGCACCCCCTCCGCGAGGTTTGGCCTGGAGCGGTGGCGGGGCAACAGAATGCACCATCTGCTGGAGGCGTGGGGGTGGCGGCGTGTTCTGCATCTGCTGCAGGGGTGGCGGCTGGCGGGCTGAAGGCAGCTTGGGGATGATGATCTTGGTGACCATGGGCAGTGTCGGGGTGGGCGCGGTGGGCGGAGCCGAGGATGCGGGCGGCTTGTGGGCACCTGTGCGAGAGCGCGTGGTCACCTGCGGCAAGTCGATGATGATGTTCGACGTGCAAatgttggtgatggtgttgtTGTCGGGTGCGTGCACCGGGATGCGGCTGGAGCGTGTGGGTGTTGGCTGAGGGGGTGGAGCCTCAGGGGCGGGAGTCACAATAGGAGCGGCAGGTGGAGAAGGCGCCGTGTCCAGCACCTCAATAGTGGGCTGCGAAGGCCAATAATAACTCGTGTAAAATTGAATGCTTTCTACTGAAAGATACAATTTCTAAAGTATACAACAGTTTCATTAGTATTTGTTGAAAAAGGCACCTAAGCCTGGAATACCTGGGATAGCTGACTGGCTCTGTAAGCTGCCAGTGCTTTAAGATACTCCTTCTTAGCAGCTTCAGTCTTCCTCTTGTAGACCTGAAGCACAAACAGGGTTAATCAAGTATCTGAGCAAATCTTTTGACCGTATCTGGCTTATCCAATAAAAACACGCATATAAAATGACGCATACAAGCCAATTATCAGCCAAGAAAAGCAACCGATTATGGCATGAAACCCTATGATGACACATTTAACAGATTCACACCTGCTTCTGCTCTTCTCCCAGACTGTCCCACATGGAGGCGACGATCTTAGACACCTCTCCAAACGTAGCATTGGGGTTCTGGCCCTTGATGGCTGCCTGCGTATCGCGGAAGAATAACGCGTAAGCAGAAACCGGCTTCTGAGGCTCGTTGGgatcttttttcttcttgcctTTTTTGGCTCCTCCTCCAACACCTACAGCTTTCCGGGCGAGGGCGGGCGGAGCGGAGGACACCGATGCGGCAGGCTGCTCCGACagagcaggggagagagagatgacgccgggagagacggaaagagagacaggggacTCCACCAGCACGCTCTTCTGGGCCAGAaggagatggacagatggagatggacagatggagatggacagatggagggaaaggtgaaagaagaaaagaatagGACGGTAGGAAAGAGAGATTAGTTTCAATTacgtttaatttttttgtgtaatttgggTTTAATGTAGTCAGGTTTAAATTAGCCAGAGTTGTGATATAAACCGAAACACTCACTCTTCTGAAGTCGTCCATGTCGTCATCCTGCAGAGACTCTGAAGGTGAACCGGTGGCTGACAGTGGCTGGTCAGGTGAGTGTGCACGTGTCAGAATGGCCCCGCCCCCTAGACTGAGACCCAGCTGTGCACTAAGCTCCGACTGGTCAATGGTGGTCAGCGGATTGTGCCCCAGCAGGCCGTGGTTCATGTCTGGGAGAGGCACGTCTATGGTCATGGGGGAGGAGCTGCTAAACTGCGAGCCCATGGGATGCCCAAGATCCTGGAAAGGTCAGATCACTTAGGTTCGGGTTTAAAATCAGTTCTTGCATCCAAGATAAGATGTAAACATGTAGGCTTCGTTCATTATTCCTAATAGATATAACTGTACTATTTTTATAAACAAGAACCTAAAGTATATGGGTCCTGTACACCCATGCCTTTTAAACATATATAAGACACCTCCAGATGGAGAAATATCAAAACAGACCTATTTCACTATATTAGGAAACTATTCATGTATAGCTGATATTTTTATAGCCATATTTTCTCCTCACCATTCCCAGAGTTGATCCCAACATCGGTCCGCCTCCCTGCTGGGTCATGAGACTCAAATGCTCAAGCCCTTGTGTCGTTGGGTTTACAAAGGTAGAGGCAAAGGAAGGGTCGTCACCCTGCACCACGGCGTTGCCAGGGACGACAGGGGCTGAACCACCATCGCCCAGCTCTCCGAAGTGCGACACCACATCCGAAACACTGAGGGCCGAGTCAGGGACGAGGGAGATGGGCGGGATCTCAAACTCCTCATCGCCCAAACTGGGCGTGTGGAAAGTCTGCAGGAGGAAGATcgggttgagagagagagagagagatacacacacaaattcagcTCTAACCTTATGGTAACCACACACATTGGAAGGCTTTAGTCTGTACAGCACTTTAAACCATGCTACAGATTTGTTTGGGGCTTTAATGATCTAGAAGTTAATTTAGTCATTCACAACTTTACTGCATATTATGCCAAATTACCTGAAAAGTGATTATTTACAGCAGGCAATCAAGCACATATAATTAGTGATGTGGCTTAGGGCTGGTCAATACGactacataaaatatacatcatGATAACTTCTGACAACATATTTCTCTGATCTGTCGCAGTATCAGTATagtcacatttttataataatcataaacTCTGACTGGAAACAGCTGATTATAAGTTAAAATTCTGTAAGCTTATCAGTGTCAAAgcatttggttttttttggtaaaataaaaaaaagtcattaaactTATCAAATGCAACACTAAGGCTTTATTAGCAAACCTATACATAATAAAGCGCATCATGCAAGGTACAAATGTCTTCACGCATcatatatgatatgatttttttGTCACATCGCCCACCACTAGTGTTCCTGAAAAGCATtttgaacaaaaacacagaatcTCGTGGGAAAAAGGTGGagactgaaaacattttcagttaCAGTAAATGTAATCATAGAATGTTAggttataaaacaaaaacaatttagcTAATACCCCTGTCAcagttcttaaaaaaataaataaataaaacttttttttcccccccagctACCTGAAAAGTAAAAGGGTCAAAATTAACACTTTTCTGAGGTTTTTAAGATCTCAGTGCAGACAAACAAGTGCAGGGACAGAAACAGACCAGCCATCTAATGTAACTTACAATCCTACTTTAGAGCAACAATCTCAATTCTAGTCACTCAGGGCTGGAGGTCAGCACAGTTTGGTGATCTTCCTGCTTACAGACATTCGCTAATCTCTGTAATTCTCTCGTGAATTAAGTAAGGAGTAATTGATGACGGACCGTtgaaatattagaaaataacacaCCCCCCACAGTggtaatgttaatattttctaatgattCCACTTATACCATAGTTACCATGTCTCAAtacattgttcagatgttttatttcaagacactGGTCAGGCTTTTGTCCTTAAAATGCTCGTgcgtg
This genomic interval carries:
- the tox4b gene encoding TOX high mobility group box family member 4b isoform X3 encodes the protein MEFPGGSDNFLPISGEGHPFLSSSEVPLHSTYSLQIQDAETFHTPSLGDEEFEIPPISLVPDSALSVSDVVSHFGELGDGGSAPVVPGNAVVQGDDPSFASTFVNPTTQGLEHLSLMTQQGGGPMLGSTLGMDLGHPMGSQFSSSSPMTIDVPLPDMNHGLLGHNPLTTIDQSELSAQLGLSLGGGAILTRAHSPDQPLSATGSPSESLQDDDMDDFRRSVLVESPVSLSVSPGVISLSPALSEQPAASVSSAPPALARKAVGVGGGAKKGKKKKDPNEPQKPVSAYALFFRDTQAAIKGQNPNATFGEVSKIVASMWDSLGEEQKQVYKRKTEAAKKEYLKALAAYRASQLSQPTIEVLDTAPSPPAAPIVTPAPEAPPPQPTPTRSSRIPVHAPDNNTITNICTSNIIIDLPQVTTRSRTGAHKPPASSAPPTAPTPTLPMVTKIIIPKLPSARQPPPLQQMQNTPPPPRLQQMVHSVAPPPLQAKPRGGGAVGQATATVTATPPPPLQIKIVPAPAQADVATPIIVTSTTEAPTDPAATAMEVEVVQPATIVTTEAEEGMEVELNSSPAHEVAPPAGPVVCVRAGCNNLPVESKDWDREYCSNECVATHCRDVFMAWCAIRGQNSTTVT
- the tox4b gene encoding TOX high mobility group box family member 4b isoform X4; the encoded protein is MEFPGGSDNFLPISGEGHPFLSSSETFHTPSLGDEEFEIPPISLVPDSALSVSDVVSHFGELGDGGSAPVVPGNAVVQGDDPSFASTFVNPTTQGLEHLSLMTQQGGGPMLGSTLGMDLGHPMGSQFSSSSPMTIDVPLPDMNHGLLGHNPLTTIDQSELSAQLGLSLGGGAILTRAHSPDQPLSATGSPSESLQDDDMDDFRRSVLVESPVSLSVSPGVISLSPALSEQPAASVSSAPPALARKAVGVGGGAKKGKKKKDPNEPQKPVSAYALFFRDTQAAIKGQNPNATFGEVSKIVASMWDSLGEEQKQVYKRKTEAAKKEYLKALAAYRASQLSQPTIEVLDTAPSPPAAPIVTPAPEAPPPQPTPTRSSRIPVHAPDNNTITNICTSNIIIDLPQVTTRSRTGAHKPPASSAPPTAPTPTLPMVTKIIIPKLPSARQPPPLQQMQNTPPPPRLQQMVHSVAPPPLQAKPRGGGAVGQATATVTATPPPPLQIKIVPAPAQADVATPIIVTSTTEAPTDPAATAMEVEVVQPATIVTTEAEEGMEVELNSSPAHEVAPPAGPVVCVRAGCNNLPVESKDWDREYCSNECVATHCRDVFMAWCAIRGQNSTTVT
- the tox4b gene encoding TOX high mobility group box family member 4b isoform X2, whose amino-acid sequence is MDLNFYSDLTDETGQAGDPEFLDAQAFNGFDPVPKFPGGSDNFLPISGEGHPFLSSSETFHTPSLGDEEFEIPPISLVPDSALSVSDVVSHFGELGDGGSAPVVPGNAVVQGDDPSFASTFVNPTTQGLEHLSLMTQQGGGPMLGSTLGMDLGHPMGSQFSSSSPMTIDVPLPDMNHGLLGHNPLTTIDQSELSAQLGLSLGGGAILTRAHSPDQPLSATGSPSESLQDDDMDDFRRSVLVESPVSLSVSPGVISLSPALSEQPAASVSSAPPALARKAVGVGGGAKKGKKKKDPNEPQKPVSAYALFFRDTQAAIKGQNPNATFGEVSKIVASMWDSLGEEQKQVYKRKTEAAKKEYLKALAAYRASQLSQPTIEVLDTAPSPPAAPIVTPAPEAPPPQPTPTRSSRIPVHAPDNNTITNICTSNIIIDLPQVTTRSRTGAHKPPASSAPPTAPTPTLPMVTKIIIPKLPSARQPPPLQQMQNTPPPPRLQQMVHSVAPPPLQAKPRGGGAVGQATATVTATPPPPLQIKIVPAPAQADVATPIIVTSTTEAPTDPAATAMEVEVVQPATIVTTEAEEGMEVELNSSPAHEVAPPAGPVVCVRAGCNNLPVESKDWDREYCSNECVATHCRDVFMAWCAIRGQNSTTVT
- the tox4b gene encoding TOX high mobility group box family member 4b isoform X1, whose translation is MDLNFYSDLTDETGQAGDPEFLDAQAFNGFDPVPKFPGGSDNFLPISGEGHPFLSSSEVPLHSTYSLQIQDAETFHTPSLGDEEFEIPPISLVPDSALSVSDVVSHFGELGDGGSAPVVPGNAVVQGDDPSFASTFVNPTTQGLEHLSLMTQQGGGPMLGSTLGMDLGHPMGSQFSSSSPMTIDVPLPDMNHGLLGHNPLTTIDQSELSAQLGLSLGGGAILTRAHSPDQPLSATGSPSESLQDDDMDDFRRSVLVESPVSLSVSPGVISLSPALSEQPAASVSSAPPALARKAVGVGGGAKKGKKKKDPNEPQKPVSAYALFFRDTQAAIKGQNPNATFGEVSKIVASMWDSLGEEQKQVYKRKTEAAKKEYLKALAAYRASQLSQPTIEVLDTAPSPPAAPIVTPAPEAPPPQPTPTRSSRIPVHAPDNNTITNICTSNIIIDLPQVTTRSRTGAHKPPASSAPPTAPTPTLPMVTKIIIPKLPSARQPPPLQQMQNTPPPPRLQQMVHSVAPPPLQAKPRGGGAVGQATATVTATPPPPLQIKIVPAPAQADVATPIIVTSTTEAPTDPAATAMEVEVVQPATIVTTEAEEGMEVELNSSPAHEVAPPAGPVVCVRAGCNNLPVESKDWDREYCSNECVATHCRDVFMAWCAIRGQNSTTVT